A DNA window from Pseudomonas sp. B21-056 contains the following coding sequences:
- the kdsB gene encoding 3-deoxy-manno-octulosonate cytidylyltransferase, giving the protein MSVAFTVVIPSRFASTRLPGKPLLSIAGKPMIQHVWEQACKSNAQRVVVATDDLRIVEACKGFGAEVVMTREDHNSGTDRLAEVAAKLGLEPDAIVVNVQGDEPMIPPSVIDQVAANLAAHPEARMATLAEPIEDVQTLFNPNVVKVVSDLNGLALTFSRATLPWARDAFAQNRDVMPAGVPYRRHIGIYAYRAGFLQDFVAWGPCWLENTEALEQLRALWHGVRIHVADALIAPPTGVDTVEDLERVRRLLEA; this is encoded by the coding sequence ATGAGCGTTGCCTTCACCGTTGTGATTCCGTCGCGCTTCGCTTCGACGCGCTTGCCCGGCAAGCCGTTGTTGTCGATCGCCGGCAAGCCGATGATCCAGCACGTGTGGGAACAGGCCTGCAAGAGCAACGCCCAGCGTGTGGTGGTGGCGACCGACGACCTGCGTATCGTCGAGGCCTGCAAGGGCTTTGGCGCCGAAGTGGTGATGACCCGCGAGGATCACAATTCCGGCACCGATCGCCTGGCGGAAGTCGCCGCGAAACTGGGGCTGGAGCCCGATGCCATCGTGGTCAACGTGCAGGGCGACGAACCGATGATTCCGCCCAGCGTGATCGATCAGGTCGCGGCCAACTTGGCGGCCCACCCCGAAGCGCGCATGGCCACGCTGGCCGAGCCGATCGAGGACGTGCAAACCTTGTTCAACCCGAACGTGGTCAAGGTAGTCAGCGACCTCAACGGCCTGGCGCTGACCTTCAGTCGCGCTACATTGCCCTGGGCCCGGGATGCATTCGCTCAGAACCGTGACGTGATGCCCGCAGGCGTGCCGTACCGCCGCCACATCGGCATCTATGCCTACCGCGCCGGCTTTCTCCAGGACTTCGTCGCCTGGGGCCCGTGCTGGCTGGAAAACACCGAAGCCCTGGAGCAGCTACGGGCGCTCTGGCACGGTGTGCGGATCCATGTGGCCGATGCGCTGATCGCTCCGCCAACCGGCGTCGACACGGTCGAAGACCTTGAGCGCGTCCGTCGCCTGCTGGAGGCCTGA
- a CDS encoding Trm112 family protein, whose protein sequence is MDTKLLDILACPVCKGPLKLSADKTELISKGAGLAYPIRDGIPVMLESEARTLTTDERLDK, encoded by the coding sequence ATGGACACCAAACTGCTCGACATCCTGGCCTGCCCGGTCTGCAAAGGCCCGCTCAAGCTCAGCGCCGACAAGACCGAGCTGATCAGCAAGGGCGCCGGCCTGGCGTACCCGATCCGCGATGGCATCCCGGTGATGCTCGAAAGCGAAGCCCGTACCCTGACCACCGATGAGCGCCTGGATAAATGA
- the lpxK gene encoding tetraacyldisaccharide 4'-kinase, which produces MAMSDRLLAAWYDGHPALALLRPLEWLYRRVVVGKRERFLAGEGDIYQPPVPLVVVGNITVGGTGKTPMILWMIQHCQRSGLRVGVVSRGYGAKPPQLPWRVEAEHGAGIAGDEPLLIVQRTGVPLMIDPDRSRAVQALLASEPLDLILSDDGMQHYRLARDLELVLIDNARGLGNRRCLPAGPLREPVERLQSVDAVLYNGASADREDGFAFELRPSVLVNLASGERRPLEHFPPGQALHAVAGIGNPQRFFKTLETLHWRPIPHGFADHAEYSVEALDFTPPLPVVMTEKDAVKCRAFATPDWWYLAVDAAPSPAFEAWFDTQLMRLLPDRLLP; this is translated from the coding sequence ATGGCCATGTCCGATCGATTGCTCGCCGCGTGGTATGACGGTCACCCGGCCCTGGCGCTGTTGCGACCACTGGAGTGGCTGTACCGGCGCGTGGTGGTCGGCAAGCGCGAGCGTTTCCTGGCGGGCGAGGGCGATATCTATCAGCCGCCTGTGCCACTGGTGGTGGTGGGCAACATCACCGTGGGCGGTACCGGCAAGACGCCGATGATCCTGTGGATGATCCAGCATTGCCAGCGCTCTGGCCTGCGGGTTGGCGTGGTCAGTCGGGGGTATGGCGCCAAGCCGCCGCAATTGCCTTGGCGAGTCGAGGCCGAGCACGGGGCCGGGATCGCCGGCGACGAGCCGTTGCTGATCGTGCAGCGCACCGGCGTGCCGCTGATGATCGACCCGGACCGCAGCCGCGCGGTCCAGGCGCTGCTGGCATCGGAACCGCTGGACCTGATCCTGTCCGATGATGGCATGCAGCATTACCGTCTGGCTCGCGACCTGGAACTGGTGCTGATCGACAACGCCCGTGGCTTGGGCAATCGACGTTGCCTGCCTGCCGGTCCGTTGCGCGAACCGGTCGAGCGCCTGCAATCGGTGGATGCGGTGCTGTACAACGGCGCCAGCGCCGACCGTGAAGACGGCTTCGCCTTCGAGCTGCGGCCCTCCGTCCTGGTGAATCTGGCCAGCGGTGAACGGCGCCCACTCGAGCATTTTCCGCCCGGCCAGGCCTTGCACGCCGTGGCCGGTATCGGTAATCCACAACGTTTCTTCAAGACCCTCGAAACGCTACACTGGCGGCCTATACCGCACGGGTTTGCCGACCATGCCGAATACAGCGTCGAGGCGTTGGATTTCACACCGCCGTTGCCGGTGGTCATGACGGAAAAGGACGCGGTCAAATGCCGTGCCTTCGCCACGCCCGACTGGTGGTACCTGGCGGTGGACGCCGCGCCTTCACCGGCCTTCGAGGCCTGGTTCGATACGCAGTTGATGCGCCTGTTGCCGGATCGGCTATTACCTTAA
- a CDS encoding ExbD/TolR family protein: MKFRRKPRENIEINLASLIDVVFILLLFFVVTTTFTRETQLKVELPQAVSGSPAEDQQLKSLEITINAEGSISVNNQLLPKSDLATLIEALQKESGGDTNLPLSISADGKTPHQSVITAMDAAGKLGFSHLRMTTVEAAPAP, encoded by the coding sequence GTGAAGTTCCGCCGCAAACCACGGGAAAACATCGAGATCAACCTCGCATCGCTGATCGACGTGGTGTTCATCCTGCTGCTGTTTTTTGTCGTGACCACCACCTTCACCCGGGAAACCCAGCTCAAGGTGGAACTGCCGCAAGCCGTCAGCGGTTCGCCGGCCGAGGACCAGCAGTTGAAGAGCCTGGAGATCACCATCAATGCGGAAGGGTCGATTTCGGTGAACAACCAGTTATTGCCCAAGAGCGACCTGGCGACCCTGATCGAGGCGTTGCAGAAAGAGTCCGGCGGCGACACCAACCTGCCGCTGTCCATCAGTGCCGATGGCAAGACTCCCCATCAATCGGTCATCACTGCCATGGACGCGGCCGGCAAGCTCGGCTTCAGCCATCTGCGCATGACCACGGTCGAGGCGGCACCCGCACCCTGA
- a CDS encoding MotA/TolQ/ExbB proton channel family protein, translating to MWELVKSGGWMMLPIILSSIVALGIAAERLWTLRASRVTPEHLLGQVWVWIKDKQLNKDKLKELRASSPLGEILAAGLANSKHGREIMKECIEEAAARVIHELERYINALGTIAAMAPLLGLLGTVLGMIDIFSAFTGSGMTTNASVLAGGISKALITTAAGLMVGIPSVFFHRFLQRRIDELVVGMEQEAIKLVEVVQGDRDVDLAGSKK from the coding sequence GTGTGGGAATTGGTCAAATCCGGCGGCTGGATGATGTTGCCGATCATTCTGAGTTCCATCGTGGCACTGGGTATCGCTGCCGAACGCCTGTGGACCCTGCGGGCCAGCCGTGTGACGCCGGAGCATTTGCTCGGGCAGGTCTGGGTCTGGATCAAGGACAAGCAACTGAACAAGGACAAGCTCAAGGAGCTGCGGGCCAGTTCGCCGTTGGGCGAGATTCTGGCGGCCGGCCTGGCGAACTCCAAGCATGGTCGCGAGATCATGAAAGAGTGCATCGAAGAGGCCGCGGCCCGGGTCATCCATGAGCTGGAGCGCTACATCAATGCCCTCGGTACCATCGCCGCCATGGCCCCGTTGCTGGGCCTGCTGGGCACGGTGTTGGGCATGATCGACATTTTCAGCGCCTTTACCGGGTCCGGCATGACCACCAATGCCTCGGTGCTGGCCGGTGGTATCTCCAAAGCCTTGATCACCACCGCGGCCGGCCTGATGGTCGGTATTCCGTCGGTATTCTTCCACCGGTTCCTGCAGCGCCGCATCGATGAACTGGTGGTGGGCATGGAGCAGGAAGCCATCAAGCTGGTCGAGGTGGTGCAGGGCGATCGTGACGTGGACCTGGCCGGGAGCAAGAAGTGA
- a CDS encoding DNA internalization-related competence protein ComEC/Rec2 → MRIGLVALALGLVAPVFFPSLPPLWLIAAMPMLALMVLPFRSYPLGFFLLGLAWACLSAQSALDERLPAALDGETRWIEGRVIGLPQYNDDVVRFELVETQSRRTRLPPSMRLAWFGGPSVSSGERWRLAVKLKRPAGLLNPHGFDYEAWLLSRGIGATGTIKDGHRLRPAQGAWRDGVRQALAQVDAQGRSGALMALVLGDGGGLSREDWQVLQDTGTVHLLVISGQHIGLLAGLVYLLVAGAARYGLWPGRLPWLPWACALAFIAALGYGLLAGFEVPVRRACAMIGLVLLWRLRFKHPDPWWAWLLAFDGVLLFDPLASLRPGFWLSFAAVAVLMFTFGGRLGPWRWWQTWTRAQWLVAVGLCPLLLILGLPVSLSGPLVNLLAVPWISLLVLPSALLGTVLLPVPFIGEALLWIAGGLLDLLFKGLALVAGRMPAWVPVPVPLWAWCIAALGAFVLLLPKGVPLRVLGWPMLLLMVFAPREELPPRRAEIWQLDVGQGLAVLVRTRHHNLLYDAGPRFGDADAGERVVLPTLHKLGVRGLDLMLLSHADADHAGGAQAVRNGLATTRVISGDPAALPAELQAGACDSGEQWEWDGVRFEVWQWSSALESNQKSCVLRVEANGERLLLTGDIDSHAERALLDGPLAVPTQWLAAPHHGSRSSSSMALLARLKPHSVLISRGQGNAFGHPHPHVMARYRRLGMAIYDSAEQGAIRLQLGAFELPDTQAGHRRYWRNPPSAEP, encoded by the coding sequence ATGCGCATAGGGTTGGTCGCGCTTGCACTGGGGCTGGTGGCCCCGGTTTTTTTTCCGTCGCTGCCACCGCTGTGGCTGATTGCGGCGATGCCGATGCTGGCGCTGATGGTGCTGCCGTTTCGAAGTTATCCACTGGGTTTTTTCCTGTTGGGGCTGGCCTGGGCCTGCCTGTCGGCGCAATCCGCGCTGGACGAGCGCTTGCCTGCCGCGCTGGATGGCGAAACCCGCTGGATCGAAGGGCGCGTCATCGGCTTGCCGCAATACAACGACGACGTGGTGCGTTTCGAATTGGTCGAAACCCAGTCGCGTCGTACCCGGTTACCGCCGTCGATGCGCCTTGCCTGGTTCGGTGGGCCATCGGTGAGCAGTGGCGAGCGTTGGCGATTGGCGGTGAAGCTCAAGCGGCCCGCCGGGCTGTTGAACCCGCACGGTTTCGACTATGAAGCCTGGCTGTTGAGTCGGGGCATCGGCGCGACCGGTACGATCAAGGATGGACACCGCCTGCGACCGGCCCAGGGCGCTTGGCGCGACGGGGTGCGCCAGGCACTCGCGCAGGTCGATGCCCAAGGTCGTTCCGGTGCACTGATGGCATTGGTCTTGGGCGATGGTGGCGGGCTGAGCCGCGAGGACTGGCAGGTGTTGCAAGACACCGGCACCGTCCATCTGCTGGTGATTTCCGGCCAGCACATCGGCCTGCTCGCCGGCCTGGTGTACCTGCTGGTGGCCGGTGCGGCGCGTTATGGCCTGTGGCCGGGGCGTCTGCCGTGGTTACCTTGGGCCTGCGCCCTGGCCTTCATCGCGGCGTTGGGCTACGGCTTGCTCGCCGGTTTTGAAGTCCCGGTGCGGCGGGCCTGCGCGATGATCGGCCTGGTGCTGCTGTGGCGCTTGCGTTTCAAGCACCCTGACCCCTGGTGGGCGTGGCTGCTGGCCTTCGATGGAGTGCTGTTGTTCGATCCTTTGGCCAGCCTGCGACCGGGGTTCTGGCTATCATTTGCCGCGGTCGCGGTACTGATGTTCACCTTCGGCGGCCGCCTGGGGCCCTGGCGCTGGTGGCAAACCTGGACCCGCGCCCAGTGGCTGGTGGCGGTCGGGCTGTGCCCGTTGCTGCTGATACTGGGCTTGCCGGTGAGTCTCAGCGGGCCGCTGGTGAACCTTTTGGCGGTGCCCTGGATCAGCCTGCTGGTGTTGCCCTCGGCATTGCTCGGCACCGTATTGCTGCCGGTGCCGTTCATCGGTGAGGCGCTGCTCTGGATCGCCGGGGGATTGCTCGATCTGCTGTTCAAGGGGCTCGCGCTGGTGGCCGGGCGAATGCCGGCCTGGGTCCCCGTTCCGGTCCCTCTGTGGGCGTGGTGCATCGCTGCGCTCGGCGCTTTCGTGCTGTTGCTGCCCAAGGGCGTGCCGCTGCGTGTGCTGGGTTGGCCGATGTTGCTGCTGATGGTGTTTGCGCCACGGGAAGAGTTGCCACCCCGGCGAGCCGAAATCTGGCAACTGGACGTTGGCCAGGGGCTGGCGGTGCTGGTGCGCACCCGTCATCACAACCTGCTCTATGATGCGGGGCCACGCTTTGGCGACGCCGACGCAGGCGAGCGCGTCGTGCTGCCGACCTTGCACAAGCTGGGTGTGCGCGGGCTGGACCTGATGCTCCTCAGCCATGCCGATGCCGATCACGCCGGCGGTGCCCAGGCCGTGCGCAACGGGCTGGCAACGACCCGGGTGATCAGCGGCGATCCGGCCGCGTTGCCCGCCGAACTCCAGGCCGGCGCCTGCGACAGCGGCGAACAGTGGGAATGGGACGGCGTCCGGTTCGAAGTGTGGCAATGGTCATCCGCCCTTGAAAGCAACCAGAAATCCTGCGTGCTACGGGTCGAGGCCAACGGCGAGCGGTTGCTGTTGACCGGCGACATCGACAGCCATGCCGAGCGCGCTCTGCTCGACGGTCCCCTGGCGGTGCCGACACAATGGCTGGCCGCGCCTCATCATGGCAGTCGCAGCTCATCGTCGATGGCGTTGCTGGCGCGCCTCAAGCCGCATTCGGTGTTGATTTCCCGGGGACAGGGCAATGCGTTCGGCCATCCCCATCCCCACGTGATGGCCCGGTATCGACGGTTGGGCATGGCGATCTACGACAGTGCCGAACAGGGCGCCATTCGTCTGCAACTGGGGGCTTTCGAGTTGCCGGATACCCAGGCCGGCCATCGGCGCTACTGGCGCAATCCGCCGTCTGCGGAGCCATGA
- a CDS encoding DUF2062 domain-containing protein, translated as MPRRLFKRYMPDPASIREHKSLRFLGTLLHDPNLWHLNRHSVARAMAVGLFAAFLPIPLQMLLAAALAIAVRGNIPIAVSLVWLTNPITMPAVFFCTYQTGAWLMDVPARTLPDELTWAWITEQLSTLWRPFLLGSVVTGLVLGVLAYFVTMSYWRWWVARQWRRRKKSRM; from the coding sequence ATGCCCCGGCGCCTATTCAAACGTTACATGCCAGACCCAGCGAGCATTCGGGAACACAAGTCCTTACGTTTTCTCGGCACCCTCCTGCATGACCCCAACCTTTGGCACCTCAATCGCCACTCCGTGGCCCGGGCGATGGCGGTCGGCCTGTTCGCCGCTTTCCTTCCCATTCCCTTGCAAATGCTCCTGGCCGCAGCGCTGGCCATTGCGGTACGGGGCAACATTCCGATTGCGGTGAGCCTGGTCTGGCTGACCAATCCCATCACCATGCCGGCGGTGTTTTTCTGCACCTACCAGACCGGTGCCTGGCTGATGGACGTGCCTGCCCGGACGTTACCGGATGAACTCACCTGGGCGTGGATCACCGAGCAACTGTCCACCTTGTGGCGACCGTTCCTGCTGGGCTCGGTGGTGACCGGCCTGGTACTTGGCGTCCTGGCCTACTTCGTCACCATGAGCTATTGGCGCTGGTGGGTGGCCCGGCAGTGGCGGCGGCGCAAGAAAAGCCGGATGTGA
- a CDS encoding ABC transporter permease translates to MSSELRANLIALNTIVYREVRRFMRIWPQTLLPPAITMVLYFVIFGNLIGRQIGDMGGFTYMDYIVPGLIMMSVITNSYGNVVSSFFGSKFQRSIEELMVSPVSPHTILIGYTLGGVLRGLAVGLIVTLLSLFFTHLQVHHLGVTVLVVVLTATIFSLLGFINAVFARNFDDISIIPTFVLTPLTYLGGVFYSISLLPPFWQTVSLANPVLHMVNAFRYGILGVSDIRISVAITFMLVATVVLYIGCARLLVSGRGMRT, encoded by the coding sequence ATGAGTTCCGAACTGCGCGCCAACCTCATCGCCCTCAATACCATCGTTTACCGCGAAGTCCGGCGCTTCATGAGGATCTGGCCACAGACCTTGCTGCCGCCGGCCATCACCATGGTTTTGTACTTCGTGATTTTCGGCAACCTGATCGGCCGGCAGATCGGCGACATGGGCGGCTTCACGTACATGGACTACATCGTGCCGGGGCTGATCATGATGTCGGTGATCACCAACTCCTATGGCAACGTGGTGTCGAGCTTCTTCGGCAGCAAGTTCCAGCGCTCCATCGAAGAATTGATGGTTTCGCCGGTTTCGCCCCACACGATCCTCATCGGCTACACCCTGGGCGGTGTGTTGCGCGGCCTGGCGGTGGGCCTGATCGTGACCTTGCTGTCGCTGTTCTTCACCCATCTGCAGGTGCATCACCTGGGCGTGACGGTACTGGTGGTGGTGCTCACGGCGACGATCTTTTCGCTGCTGGGTTTCATCAACGCCGTATTTGCGCGCAACTTCGATGACATCTCCATCATCCCGACGTTCGTGCTCACGCCGCTGACGTACCTGGGCGGGGTGTTCTACTCCATTTCCCTGCTGCCGCCGTTCTGGCAGACCGTGTCCCTGGCCAACCCGGTGCTGCACATGGTCAACGCCTTCCGCTACGGCATCCTCGGGGTTTCGGACATCCGCATCAGCGTGGCGATTACCTTCATGCTGGTGGCGACCGTGGTGCTCTATATCGGTTGTGCCCGGCTGCTGGTCAGTGGCCGCGGGATGCGTACATAA
- a CDS encoding ABC transporter ATP-binding protein, protein MSSALSIRQLTKTYGNGFQALSGIDLDVAEGDFFALLGPNGAGKSTTIGILSTLVNKTSGTVNIFGHDLDREPAALKRCIGVVPQEFNFNQFEKTFDIVVTQAGYYGIPPKIANERAEQYLTQLGLWDKRDVPSRSLSGGMKRRLMIARALVHEPRLLILDEPTAGVDIELRRSMWTFLTELNQKGITIILTTHYLEEAEQLCRNIGIIDHGTIVENTSMRQLLSQLHVETFLLDLKGDLKAAPQLIGYPSRLVDHHTLEVQVDKTVGITGLFTQLALQNIEVQSLRNKTNRLEELFVSLVEKNLAKVAV, encoded by the coding sequence ATGAGTTCCGCTCTGTCCATCCGGCAGCTAACCAAAACCTACGGCAACGGTTTCCAGGCCCTGAGTGGTATCGATCTGGACGTCGCCGAAGGTGATTTCTTCGCCTTGCTCGGCCCCAACGGTGCCGGCAAATCCACCACCATCGGCATTCTTTCCACCCTGGTGAACAAGACCAGCGGCACGGTGAATATCTTCGGCCATGACCTGGACCGCGAGCCGGCGGCGCTCAAGCGCTGCATCGGCGTGGTGCCCCAGGAGTTCAATTTCAACCAGTTCGAAAAGACCTTCGATATCGTCGTGACCCAGGCCGGTTACTACGGCATCCCGCCGAAGATCGCCAACGAGCGCGCCGAGCAGTACCTGACCCAGTTGGGGTTGTGGGACAAGCGTGACGTGCCGTCCCGTTCGTTGTCCGGCGGCATGAAGCGCCGGTTGATGATCGCCCGCGCACTGGTGCATGAGCCGCGCCTGCTGATCCTCGACGAACCGACCGCGGGCGTGGACATCGAGTTGCGTCGTTCGATGTGGACCTTCCTGACCGAGCTGAACCAGAAAGGCATCACCATCATCCTCACCACCCATTACCTGGAAGAGGCCGAACAGCTGTGCCGCAACATCGGCATCATCGACCACGGCACCATCGTCGAGAACACCAGCATGCGGCAATTGCTCAGCCAACTGCACGTGGAGACGTTCCTGCTGGACCTGAAGGGCGACCTGAAGGCGGCCCCTCAGTTGATCGGCTATCCCTCCCGACTGGTGGACCATCACACCCTGGAAGTCCAGGTGGATAAAACCGTCGGCATCACCGGGTTGTTCACTCAACTGGCCCTGCAGAACATCGAAGTGCAGAGCCTGCGCAACAAGACCAATCGCCTCGAGGAGTTGTTCGTGTCCCTGGTGGAGAAAAACCTGGCGAAGGTGGCGGTATGA
- a CDS encoding glutathione S-transferase family protein encodes MLKIWGRKNSSNVRKALWCAEELGLAFEAIDAGGAFGVVDTPEYRAKNPNGRVPMIEDDGFVLWESNTIVRYLLARHAPGSAWYPTDPQARATADKWMDWTTSSFAGPFRTVFWGVLRTPAEQQDWPAIHAAIKECEGLLAMADQALSEQPYLSGEDIGMGDIPLGCFIYAWLEMPIERAPQPHLEAWYRRLQQRPAYRKAVMTALT; translated from the coding sequence ATGCTGAAGATCTGGGGCCGGAAGAATTCATCGAATGTCCGCAAGGCGCTGTGGTGCGCCGAAGAGCTGGGGCTGGCCTTCGAGGCCATCGATGCGGGCGGCGCATTCGGTGTGGTGGACACGCCGGAGTACCGGGCGAAGAACCCCAACGGCCGCGTTCCCATGATCGAAGACGACGGTTTCGTGTTGTGGGAATCCAATACCATCGTGCGTTATCTGCTGGCGCGTCATGCGCCCGGTTCAGCCTGGTACCCGACCGATCCCCAGGCACGGGCCACGGCCGACAAATGGATGGACTGGACCACGTCGTCCTTTGCCGGGCCGTTTCGCACTGTGTTCTGGGGTGTCCTGCGCACGCCAGCCGAGCAGCAGGACTGGCCCGCCATCCATGCCGCAATCAAGGAATGCGAAGGCTTGCTGGCAATGGCAGACCAGGCCTTGAGCGAACAGCCCTACCTCTCGGGCGAGGACATCGGCATGGGTGACATTCCCCTGGGCTGTTTCATTTATGCCTGGCTCGAAATGCCCATCGAGCGGGCGCCACAGCCGCATCTCGAAGCCTGGTACCGGCGGCTGCAGCAGCGTCCGGCGTACCGCAAGGCCGTCATGACCGCGTTGACTTAA
- a CDS encoding acyl-CoA dehydrogenase produces the protein MLLLWILVLVVGTAWLAHRRTAPLPALGIVAVYLLAMGIFSHAPGWLMLILWVVLGAIAAPLLLPDLRRKYFSAPMFDWFQKTLPPMSETERDAIDAGTVWWDGELFSGRPDWDLLLAYPKVQLTEEEQAFLDGPTEELCAMVSDWQIGQAMDLPPEAWAHIKEHGFFALIIPKEYGGKGFSAYAHSQVAMKLATRSGDLASTVMVPNSLGPAELLLHYGTDEQRDHYLPRLARGDDIPCFALTGPLAGSDAGAMPDSGIICKGEWQGEETLGLRLNWEKRYITLGPVATLLGLAFKAYDPDHLLGDEEDLGISLALIPTDTPGVHIGRRHLPLGAAFMNGPNWGKDVFIPLDFLIGGQPMLGKGWMMLMNCLSVGRSISLPAVGTGAAKFTSLVTGQYAQVREQFNVPLSAFEGIQEAMARIGGNAWMMDAARMLTANAVDLGEKPSVLSAILKYHLTERGRECISHAMDVHGGKGIIMGPNNYLGRNWQGAPIFITVEGANILSRNLMIFGQGAIRCHPFVLKEMALATREDKDQALVEFDGLLLKHIGFAISNAASTLVLNLGLGHFESAPGNALSQGYFRALNRQAAAFALLADLSMMLLGGELKRRERLSARLGDVLSNLYLASAALKRYHDLDSPDHMAPLFTWAMEESLGQSERALDELLGNFPNRLLGGLLRCVVFPFGRRHKGPSDRLDAEVAAVIGRAKGDPTLEELLQGCYRPYSVDDPVGALQHAADLLMAAQPLQKKLHTALKHGQLKPVPGEHLIDTALEAGVLQAGEAQTLHAAETARRKVIDVDDFGKEALTLAEGKIR, from the coding sequence ATGCTGTTGTTGTGGATACTGGTTCTGGTCGTCGGGACAGCCTGGCTGGCGCATCGGCGCACCGCCCCGCTGCCCGCGCTGGGTATCGTCGCGGTCTACCTGCTGGCGATGGGCATATTCAGCCATGCACCCGGCTGGCTGATGCTGATCCTCTGGGTCGTGCTCGGTGCCATCGCGGCCCCCTTGCTGCTGCCGGACCTGCGCCGCAAGTACTTCAGCGCACCGATGTTCGACTGGTTCCAGAAGACCCTGCCGCCCATGTCGGAGACGGAGCGCGATGCCATCGACGCCGGCACGGTGTGGTGGGATGGCGAGCTGTTCAGCGGCCGCCCGGATTGGGACCTGTTACTGGCCTACCCCAAGGTGCAACTGACTGAAGAGGAGCAGGCGTTCCTCGACGGTCCCACCGAGGAACTCTGCGCCATGGTCAGCGACTGGCAGATCGGCCAGGCCATGGACCTGCCGCCCGAAGCCTGGGCGCACATCAAGGAACACGGGTTCTTCGCGCTGATCATTCCGAAGGAATACGGCGGCAAGGGCTTCTCGGCCTATGCCCATTCCCAGGTAGCGATGAAACTGGCCACCCGCAGCGGCGACCTGGCCTCCACGGTGATGGTCCCCAACTCCCTCGGCCCGGCGGAGCTGCTGCTGCACTATGGCACCGACGAACAACGCGACCATTACCTGCCTCGCCTGGCCCGTGGCGACGATATTCCATGCTTCGCCCTGACCGGGCCCCTGGCCGGTTCCGACGCCGGGGCGATGCCCGACTCAGGCATCATCTGCAAGGGTGAATGGCAAGGCGAGGAAACCCTGGGCCTGCGCCTGAACTGGGAAAAGCGCTACATCACCCTCGGCCCCGTGGCCACCCTCCTCGGCCTGGCCTTCAAGGCCTACGATCCCGACCATTTGCTGGGGGACGAAGAAGACCTGGGCATCAGCCTTGCCCTGATCCCCACCGACACTCCCGGTGTTCATATCGGCCGGCGTCACCTGCCCCTCGGCGCGGCGTTCATGAACGGGCCGAACTGGGGCAAGGACGTGTTCATCCCATTGGACTTCCTCATCGGCGGCCAACCCATGCTCGGCAAGGGCTGGATGATGCTGATGAACTGCCTGTCGGTCGGCCGTTCGATTTCCTTGCCGGCGGTGGGCACCGGGGCGGCGAAGTTCACCAGCCTGGTGACCGGCCAGTACGCCCAGGTGCGAGAACAGTTCAACGTACCGTTGTCCGCCTTTGAAGGCATCCAGGAAGCCATGGCGCGTATCGGTGGCAACGCCTGGATGATGGACGCCGCCCGCATGCTCACCGCCAACGCGGTGGACCTGGGGGAAAAGCCCTCGGTGCTGTCGGCGATCCTCAAGTACCACCTGACCGAGCGCGGCCGCGAGTGCATCAGCCACGCCATGGACGTGCACGGCGGCAAAGGCATCATCATGGGCCCGAACAACTACCTGGGGCGCAATTGGCAAGGCGCGCCGATCTTCATCACCGTGGAAGGCGCGAACATCCTGTCGCGCAACCTGATGATCTTCGGCCAGGGAGCGATCCGCTGCCATCCGTTCGTGCTCAAGGAGATGGCCCTGGCGACACGCGAAGACAAGGACCAGGCGCTGGTCGAGTTCGACGGTTTGTTGCTCAAGCACATCGGCTTCGCCATCAGTAATGCAGCCAGCACCCTGGTGCTGAACCTGGGCCTGGGGCATTTCGAAAGCGCGCCCGGCAACGCCCTGAGCCAGGGCTACTTCCGTGCGCTCAATCGACAGGCAGCGGCATTTGCCCTGCTGGCGGACCTGAGCATGATGCTGCTGGGTGGTGAACTCAAACGTCGCGAACGCCTGTCGGCGCGTCTGGGCGATGTACTGAGCAACCTCTACCTGGCCTCGGCAGCGCTCAAGCGCTATCACGACCTGGATTCGCCGGACCACATGGCGCCGCTGTTCACCTGGGCCATGGAGGAAAGCCTCGGTCAGTCGGAGCGTGCCCTGGACGAATTGCTGGGCAATTTCCCGAACCGGCTGCTCGGTGGCCTGCTGCGCTGCGTGGTGTTTCCCTTCGGCCGTCGCCACAAGGGGCCGAGCGACAGGTTGGACGCAGAAGTCGCGGCGGTGATCGGCCGGGCCAAAGGCGACCCGACCCTCGAAGAGTTGCTGCAAGGCTGCTATCGCCCGTACTCGGTCGACGACCCGGTCGGCGCCCTGCAACATGCCGCCGACCTGCTGATGGCCGCCCAGCCATTGCAGAAAAAACTGCACACTGCGCTCAAACACGGTCAGCTCAAGCCGGTTCCTGGTGAACACCTCATCGATACGGCCCTGGAAGCCGGTGTGTTACAGGCCGGTGAAGCCCAGACACTGCACGCGGCCGAAACGGCACGGCGCAAGGTGATCGACGTGGATGATTTCGGCAAAGAGGCGCTGACACTGGCCGAGGGCAAGATTCGTTGA